ATCGAAGAAGCGTTGGCAGCCAATGGAATCGCCAAAGGGAAGGCGGCACGCGCCCGTGCCGTCGAACTCCTCGACGAGGCTGGGTTGACGGACTCGGAGAATCGTGTCAATCAGTACCCGCACGAATTTTCCGGTGGTATGCGCCAGCGGGCGCTGATTGCAATCGGGTTGTCCGCGCGGCCCAAACTGTTGATCGCCGACGAACCCACCTCCGCTCTCGACGTCACGGTCCAGCGTCAGATTCTCGACCACCTCGAGGGGCTGACGAAGGAACTGGGCACAGCGGTTCTACTGATCACGCACGACCTCGGTCTCGCCGCTGAGCGAGCTTCGCATCTGGTCGTCATGAGCAAGGGGCGAATCGTGGAATCCGGTCCGGCGCTGGAAATTCTGCAGAATCCGCAGCATCCGTACACCCAGAAGTTGGTCGCCGCGGCGCCGTCGCTTGCGTCGCAACGGCTGAAGTCCTCCGTGGTGCGTGGGGACATCGTCGCACATGCAAAGCAGGCTGCCGAGGAGGTCGTCGCCGAGAAGACCGTCCACGGTGAAGGCGATTTCGAACCGGCAAAAGATACTGTGCTCGTGGTCGACAAGCTGACCAAGGAGTTCAAGCTTCGTGGTGGCAGTCCCTTCAGGTCGTCGGTGTTCACTGCCGTCAAGGACGTCTCGTTCACCGTTGCCCGCGGCACGACCACCGCCATCGTCGGTGAGTCGGGATCCGGTAAATCGACTGTGGCACAAATGGTTCTGGGGCTACTGGAACCGACGTCCGGATCCGTTCAGTTCGACGGACGTGATGTCGCGGGTTTGAACAACAAGGAGGCGTTCGCGTTCCGGCGTCGTGTACAGCCGATCTTCCAGAACCCCTATGGGTCGCTGGATCCGATGTACTCGATCTACCGCACTATCGAGGAGCCGCTGCGGACCCACAAGGTCGGCAGCAAGAAGGAACGCGAGGCTCGGGTCCGTGATCTGCTGGACAAGGTGGCGTTGCCGACTTCGGTCATGCGCCGATTCCCGAACGAGCTTTCCGGTGGCCAGCGCCAACGAGTAGCTATTGCGCGCGCTCTGGCTCTCTCGCCGGAGATGGTGATCTGCGACGAGGCAGTGTCGGCTCTCGACGTGCTCGTTCAGGCGCAGATTCTGTCCTTGCTGAACGATCTGCAGGCAGAGCTCGGTCTGACATACCTCTTCATCACGCACGATCTTGCCGTGGTGCGGCAGATCGCCGATGATGTGCTCGTCA
This region of Rhodococcus sp. PAMC28707 genomic DNA includes:
- a CDS encoding ABC transporter ATP-binding protein; amino-acid sequence: MSEQPLLDIKDLEVSFQSNSGAVPAVRGVSLTVYPGQTVAIVGESGSGKSTTAHAIINLLPGTGKVTAGEIWFDGNNLTNAREKDFVAVRGSQIGLVPQDPMSNLNPVWKIGYQIEEALAANGIAKGKAARARAVELLDEAGLTDSENRVNQYPHEFSGGMRQRALIAIGLSARPKLLIADEPTSALDVTVQRQILDHLEGLTKELGTAVLLITHDLGLAAERASHLVVMSKGRIVESGPALEILQNPQHPYTQKLVAAAPSLASQRLKSSVVRGDIVAHAKQAAEEVVAEKTVHGEGDFEPAKDTVLVVDKLTKEFKLRGGSPFRSSVFTAVKDVSFTVARGTTTAIVGESGSGKSTVAQMVLGLLEPTSGSVQFDGRDVAGLNNKEAFAFRRRVQPIFQNPYGSLDPMYSIYRTIEEPLRTHKVGSKKEREARVRDLLDKVALPTSVMRRFPNELSGGQRQRVAIARALALSPEMVICDEAVSALDVLVQAQILSLLNDLQAELGLTYLFITHDLAVVRQIADDVLVMRSGEIVEAATTDEVFDNPQQEYTQRLLAAIPGGSVQLGV